In the Ramlibacter tataouinensis TTB310 genome, one interval contains:
- a CDS encoding MlaE family ABC transporter permease, translated as MTSAPSWYRSLGPAGGAPLRWLAGWGRIVWLGAVLLVLALSPSSYGRPRMRAALARHLYLDTAPILLGFTLLCALLTLVITRIVVVTAASYGLSQYALEMVIRVLVLELIPLTAALFVALRCTIPNGAALADMRRSGHFTELQGRGLHPLAVEVLPRMLAGLFSVVTLAALSCAVAIVLAYLAVYGPTPAGLPAYTRVFGRIFNPSVSLIFVLKTLFFSLAVSIIPLASALHDGDAGGSRESAALQGLVRMFAVLLLLEAVSLMGNYI; from the coding sequence ATGACAAGCGCGCCGTCCTGGTACCGTTCGCTGGGCCCGGCCGGCGGCGCGCCCTTGCGGTGGCTGGCCGGCTGGGGCCGCATCGTCTGGCTGGGCGCGGTGCTGCTGGTGCTGGCGCTGTCACCCTCCAGTTACGGCCGCCCGCGCATGCGCGCGGCGCTGGCGCGGCACCTGTACCTGGACACCGCGCCCATCCTGCTCGGGTTCACGCTGTTGTGCGCGCTGCTGACGCTGGTCATCACCCGCATCGTGGTCGTCACGGCGGCCAGCTATGGCCTGTCGCAGTACGCGCTGGAGATGGTGATCCGCGTGCTGGTGCTGGAGCTGATCCCGCTGACCGCGGCGCTGTTCGTGGCCTTGCGCTGCACCATCCCGAACGGCGCGGCGCTGGCCGACATGCGGCGCAGCGGCCATTTCACCGAATTGCAGGGGCGCGGGCTGCATCCTTTGGCGGTGGAGGTGCTGCCGCGCATGCTGGCCGGGCTGTTTTCGGTGGTCACCCTGGCCGCGTTGAGCTGCGCGGTCGCCATCGTGCTGGCCTACCTGGCCGTCTACGGCCCCACGCCCGCCGGCCTGCCGGCCTATACCCGCGTCTTCGGCCGCATCTTCAACCCCTCGGTGTCGCTGATCTTCGTGCTCAAGACGCTGTTCTTCAGCCTGGCGGTCTCCATCATCCCGCTGGCCTCGGCGTTGCACGATGGCGATGCCGGCGGCTCGCGCGAAAGCGCGGCGCTGCAGGGCCTGGTGCGCATGTTCGCGGTGCTGCTGCTGCTGGAGGCGGTTTCCCTCATGGGCAACTACATCTGA